Below is a genomic region from Bacillus sp. (in: firmicutes).
ATCTCTATGGTGAAAAACTCCTTCGCTATGCAACAGCAATTCTATGTGATTACCATGAAGCAGAAAATATTGTACAAGAAGTCTTTCTATCAGTCTATCAAAACCGAGCGGCATTTGATGGCGTTAACCTGTCTGCATGGTTATATAAAATTACATATAATCGCTGTTTAAATCAACTAAAAAAGCGTAAGATCCTATATTTTCATGAAATTCATAGTGAAGTAGTTTTACCCGAGAAAGAGAAAGGTTTGAGTGATGAGACGCTTCGTGCGTTACAGAAGCTTAAACCTAAGGAACGTGCCTTGTTATATGGGAGGATTATGAATGGGCAGAGTTACGAGGAACTATCTCAGCTTAC
It encodes:
- a CDS encoding RNA polymerase sigma factor produces the protein MEEIDIGKRFVNGVEDELEKIINLYGEKLLRYATAILCDYHEAENIVQEVFLSVYQNRAAFDGVNLSAWLYKITYNRCLNQLKKRKILYFHEIHSEVVLPEKEKGLSDETLRALQKLKPKERALLYGRIMNGQSYEELSQLT